From a single Acinetobacter sp. TGL-Y2 genomic region:
- a CDS encoding DUF4116 domain-containing protein yields the protein MPAEKKVKGVGNLLTYINSEDFDYSICFKAIEVTPEAIQHVPLEFIDDEILEIVIRSGEECIEYIPKEALSEYANALIAHLYPYTATSMLPIELNDVSQKALSDFYISSGIKSI from the coding sequence ATGCCTGCTGAAAAAAAAGTGAAAGGTGTTGGCAATCTATTGACCTATATAAATAGCGAAGACTTTGATTACAGTATTTGCTTTAAAGCCATAGAGGTGACTCCAGAAGCAATTCAACACGTACCGCTTGAGTTTATAGACGATGAAATTTTAGAAATAGTGATCAGGTCGGGTGAGGAATGTATAGAATATATTCCAAAGGAAGCGCTATCTGAGTATGCGAATGCTTTAATCGCTCATCTATACCCCTATACAGCAACTTCAATGCTACCAATTGAATTGAATGATGTTTCTCAAAAGGCACTTTCAGATTTTTATATTTCTTCTGGAATCAAAAGTATCTAA